A section of the Ignavibacteriales bacterium genome encodes:
- a CDS encoding T9SS type A sorting domain-containing protein — translation MKKLIILFLIILPAGLVAQVWTQTAPLSSPTDYIYSMADDGNGNVVASSWAVGIYKTTNNGVNWNTTSYMVSTPRVYKLICAPNGIFYALANSTSSIRLYRSTDSGDNWTEVYNESRPNNFALGGDIVFIDSMNYLAGMSFTIGPTIGDIAARIVRSTDGGATWNIVTLLGAGFLNAMVLADDGRIYGGTSLGGVIVSTNNGVNWSITSFTPYVADMDKNSEGVLYIGTSNASGNSVWKSTDNGSSWIPLGVGESTVEDLHIDNEDNIYVSNSGNLYRSTNGGNNWSLFETGIPSGQTVYSITGSESNFVFAGTGSSGVYRNGTATSVIQTNSIASKFKLEQNYPNPFNPVTNIEFSIPERGHITLEVFDIYGRRVSTLVNGDMNVGNYKTLFNAESQSSGTYFYRLDFNGENNTFTETKKMIVIK, via the coding sequence ATGAAAAAGTTAATTATCCTATTTTTAATTATACTTCCTGCGGGATTGGTAGCCCAGGTATGGACTCAAACTGCTCCACTCTCTTCGCCAACCGATTATATCTATTCGATGGCAGATGACGGTAATGGAAATGTTGTCGCCTCCAGTTGGGCTGTTGGGATTTACAAAACAACTAACAACGGTGTAAACTGGAATACTACTTCTTACATGGTTAGTACTCCCCGTGTATATAAACTAATTTGCGCGCCGAATGGTATATTCTATGCTTTAGCCAATTCTACTTCATCAATCAGACTATATCGATCGACCGATTCAGGAGATAACTGGACTGAAGTTTATAACGAGAGCCGTCCGAATAATTTCGCTCTAGGTGGTGACATTGTTTTTATTGACAGCATGAACTACCTTGCAGGCATGTCATTTACTATAGGACCCACTATTGGTGATATTGCAGCCCGGATTGTAAGATCAACCGACGGCGGTGCAACATGGAATATCGTCACGTTGCTTGGTGCCGGCTTTTTAAATGCAATGGTTTTAGCTGATGATGGGCGTATATACGGAGGAACTTCACTTGGAGGCGTGATCGTATCGACAAATAACGGCGTCAACTGGAGCATAACTTCCTTCACTCCCTATGTAGCAGACATGGATAAAAATTCCGAAGGAGTTTTATATATTGGAACCAGCAATGCCTCCGGGAATTCGGTCTGGAAATCTACTGATAATGGTTCGAGCTGGATCCCGTTAGGTGTAGGCGAAAGTACTGTTGAAGATCTTCACATTGATAATGAAGATAATATTTACGTTAGTAATTCGGGTAATTTATATAGGTCTACCAATGGCGGCAATAATTGGTCGCTATTCGAGACAGGAATTCCATCAGGTCAGACAGTTTATTCAATTACAGGCTCCGAAAGTAATTTTGTCTTTGCCGGTACCGGAAGCAGTGGAGTTTACAGAAACGGTACAGCCACTTCGGTTATACAAACTAATTCCATAGCAAGTAAATTCAAATTAGAACAAAACTATCCTAATCCCTTTAATCCGGTTACTAATATAGAGTTTTCAATACCGGAAAGAGGTCATATTACATTAGAAGTATTTGATATATACGGCCGAAGAGTATCTACCCTTGTGAATGGAGATATGAATGTAGGTAACTACAAAACACTATTTAATGCTGAATCTCAGTC